A single window of Salminus brasiliensis chromosome 18, fSalBra1.hap2, whole genome shotgun sequence DNA harbors:
- the LOC140538924 gene encoding retinal guanylyl cyclase 2-like, with amino-acid sequence MLTPTVKEPKIPYPQHGAWLLWFVLAHISIPYMVQATVFRIGVLGPWSCDPMFARAMPGVAAQLAVQRLNRHLSVSTGITFDYVILEEDCQTSMALRSFIGYYTRASAFVGPVNPGYCEAASLIAKNWNKALVSWSCVNNELESSWQHPTFVRTMPSPIWVLRILARHFRWANIAIMASADDVWMDTASKVADALRSHGFPVRMVLSTSNDPASIRHALRKIKKMEELRMVILCMHSALIGGVTQKLLLETALDMHLMDGSVVFVPYDTLLYSLPYKQVIHPALHRNSKLRLAYDAVLTVTVDSGENSFYKAYQDAVLSKELPASIQPHEVSPLFGTIYTSIIFMGNALQKIHKPANWFSGANLARHSQNMEFQGFSQRVRTNGSGVSLLNYVVLDTNGRSWELYPTYIVDVEASMVRYLGTPIHFPGGAQPKADSSCWFTPGGPLCTRGVDPLLLFEVFISTLLVFAFTISFGYCIRRRIGKIRMVRGPNKILLTLNDVTFINPSLSHKKSLEDSKAELERRLSDMDSGMNSPPSASSAAEPNYENSNVAIFEGDWVWLKRLPYGQFGSINPKTSDVFELMRDIRHENLNPFLGFFHDRGVFAIVTEFCSRGSLEDLLRNEDVKLDWMFKSSLLLDLIKGMKYLHHRGVCHGRLKSRNCVVDGRFVLKVTDYGYNEVLQAQRFPYTEPKAEDLLWTAPELLRTSHPGHSGTPEGDVYSFSIIMQEVVLRGPPFFMLHLPAEEIIQRIKKPPPLCRPVVSPDYAPMECIQLIKQCWNEQADRRPSFDETFEQFRNINKGKKTNIIDSMLRMLEQYSSNLEELIRERTEELEIEKQKTEKLLTQMLPPSVAEALKVGCTVEPEYFDNVTLYFSDIVGFTTISANSEPIEVVDLLNDLYTLFDAIIGNHDVYKVETIGDAYMVASGVPVPNGNRHAAEIANMSLDILSAVGTFKMRHMPDVPVRIRIGLHTGPCVTGVVGLTMPRYCLFGDTVNTASRMESTGMPYRIHVSHTTVNILIELKEGYKIELRGKTELKGKGMDETYWLVGKDGFTKPLPIPPELKSGQMAHGLQMEEIARYKRKKAEAAQLAKKN; translated from the exons ATGCTAACCCCTACTGTGAAGGAGCCTAAAATCCCCTATCCACAGCATGGAGCCTGGCTCCTCTGGTTCGTCCTTGCTCACATCAGCATCCCTTACATGGTTCAAGCTACTGTATTTAGGATTGGAGTGTTAGGGCCATGGTCTTGTGACCCCATGTTTGCCAGGGCGATGCCTGGAGTTGCCGCTCAACTAGCTGTGCAGAGGCTCAACAGGCATCTGTCAGTGTCTACGGGCATCACCTTTGACTATGTCATCCTGGAGGAAGACTGTCAGACCTCCATGGCCCTGAGAAGCTTTATCGGTTACTACACACGAGCCTCAGCTTTCGTAGGGCCTGTGAATCCTGGGTACTGCGAGGCAGCTTCTTTAATTGCCAAGAACTGGAACAAGGCACTCGTCTCCTGGTCCTGTGTGAACAATGAGCTGGAGAGCTCATGGCAACACCCAACTTTTGTTCGCACCATGCCCTCACCCATCTGGGTGCTGCGTATCCTGGCTCGCCATTTCCGCTGGGCTAACATAGCTATCATGGCCTCAGCTGACGATGTGTGGATGGATACAGCCAGCAAGGTAGCGGATGCCTTGAGAAGCCATGGTTTTCCTGTAAGGATGGTGCTCTCCACTAGCAATGACCCTGCCAGTATACGCCACGCTCTCAGGAAGATCAAGAAGATGGAAGAGCTTCGCA TGGTGATTCTCTGCATGCACTCTGCCTTGATTGGTGGGGTAACTCAAAAGCTGCTGCTGGAGACAGCTCTGGACATGCATTTGATGGATGGCTCAGTGGTATTTGTGCCCTATGATACACTACTCTACAGCCTACCATACAAGCAGGTGATCCATCCCGCCCTTCATCGCAACAGCAAGCTAAGGCTGGCCTATGATGCTGTGCTAACAGTTACCGTAGACTCAGGGGAGAATTCATTCTACAAGGCCTATCAGGATGCTGTTTTGTCAAAGGAGTTGCCTGCAAGCATCCAGCCTCATGAG GTGTCCCCTCTCTTTGGCACCATCTACACCTCTATCATCTTCATGGGCAACGCTCTGCAAAAAATTCACAAACCTGCAAACTGGTTCTCGGGTGCAAATCTAGCCCGTCACTCTCAAAACATGGAGTTCCAGGGTTTCAGCCAGAGGGTTCGTACCAATGGCTCTGGAGTGAGCCTGTTGAACTACGTGGTTCTCGACACAAACGGACGTTCCTGGGAACTATATCCCACTTATATTGTAGATGTGGAGGCTAGCATGGTTCGGTACCTGGGTACACCTATCCACTTCCCTGGTGGTGCACAGCCCAAAGCTGACTCCAGCTGTTGGTTCACTCCTGGAGGACCTCTTTGTACCAGAG GGGTGGATCCCCTCCTGTTGTTTGAGGTGTTCATCTCGACCCTTCTTGTCTTTGCTTTCACAATCAGTTTCGGATATTGTATAAG GCGTCGCATCGGTAAGATTCGAATGGTTAGAGGTCCCAATAAGATCCTTCTCACTCTGAATGATGTGACCTTCATCAACCCCTCCCTCAGTCACAAG AAGAGTCTGGAGGACAGTAAGGCTGAGCTGGAGAGGCGTTTGTCAGACATGGACAGCGGAATGAATTCACCGCCCTCTGCCTCCAGTGCTGCTGAGCCGAACTATGAAAACTCAAATGTGGCCATATTTGag GGTGACTGGGTCTGGTTGAAGAGGCTGCCATATGGACAATTTGGCTCTATCAATCCAAAGACTAGTGATGTCTTTGAACTG ATGAGGGACATCCGTCACGAGAACCTGAATCCTTTCCTGGGGTTTTTCCATGATCGTGGGGTTTTTGCCATAGTGACTGAATTTTGCTCTCGTGGAAGCCTGGAGGACTTGCTTCGCAATGAAGATGTTAAATTGGACTGGATGTTCAAGTCGTCCCTGCTGTTGGACCTCATCAAG GGTATGAAGTATCTGCATCACAGGGGTGTGTGTCACGGGCGACTCAAGTCCCGTAACTGTGTGGTGGATGGACGCTTTGTACTGAAGGTAACCGACTATGGATACAACGAAGTTCTGCAGGCCCAAAGGTTCCCCTACACAGAACCTAAGGCAGAGG ATTTGCTGTGGACTGCTCCAGAACTCCTGCGAACCTCTCACCCTGGCCACTCAGGTACTCCTGAGGGTGATGTCTACAGCTTCTCCATCATCATGCAAGAGGTGGTACTGAGGGGACCACCATTCTTTATGCTCCATTTGCCAGCTGAGG AAATCATTCAGAGGATTAAGAAGCCCCCGCCGCTGTGCAGACCTGTGGTTTCTCCTGACTATGCTCCTatggaatgcattcagctcatcAAACAGTGCTGGAATGAGCAGGCAGATCGACGGCCCAGCTTCGATGAGACCTTTGAACAG TTTAGGAATATTAACAagggaaagaaaacaaacatcATTGACTCCATGCTGCGCATGTTAGAGCAGTACtcctccaaccttgaggagcTCATTCGAGAAAGGACAGAGGAGCTGGAGATTGAAAAGCAGAAAACTGAAAAACTGCTAACACAGATGCTGCCTCC GTCAGTAGCAGAGGCCCTCAAAGTTGGCTGCACAGTGGAGCCAGAGTATTTTGACAATGTGACGCTGTACTTTAGCGACATAGTGGGCTTCACTACCATCTCTGCCAACAGTGAGCCCATTGAAGTCGTTGACCTGCTCAATGACCTGTACACCTTATTTGATGCGATTATTGGAAACCATGATGTGTATAAG GTGGAAACTATAGGAGATGCATATATGGTTGCATCCGGTGTGCCTGTTCCCAATGGAAACCGACATGCTGCAGAGATAGCCAACATGTCACTGGATATCCTCAGTGCTGTCGGCACGTTCAAGATGAGACACATGCCTGATGTACCGGTCCGCATTCGCATTGGACTGCACACAG GCCCATGTGTGACTGGAGTGGTTGGTCTCACTATGCCCCGATACTGCCTTTTCGGGGACACTGTAAACACTGCTTCCAGGATGGAGTCCACAGGGATGC CTTACCGCATCCACGTCAGTCACACCACTGTTAATATCCTCATTGAGCTGAAGGAGGGCTACAAGATTGAGCTTCGTGGAAAAACTGAACTTAAG GGCAAAGGCATGGATGAAACCTACTGGCTAGTGGGTAAAGATGGATTCACTAAACCACTGCCCATACCTCCTGAGCTCAAGTCAGG GCAAATGGCCCACGGCCTGCAGATGGAGGAAATAGCCCGATACAAGCGGAAGAAAGCCGAGGCGGCACAGCTAGCCAAGAAGAACTGA
- the irs4a gene encoding insulin receptor substrate 2-B, which translates to MEDLPDFQKNGVMLSLDAQPRRVVTKTTAAAAAATTNGDTSTGEPPSSSSSSSSSFTVNSSGSRLPVHLTASSHQGPQPRRHHPPYHFRVHHLFPDDNTQEPLARKNLPALQYKVHDSAFCRVLSADTTAAALAAAAVCSGGVDRDIWKCGYLRKQKHGHKRFFVLRGPSNLGPSRLEYYDSEKKFRNTLKAAAASTASVACPPKRVIYLSQCFTVNKRADAKNKYLIALYTKDEYFAMVAENEQEQEDWYLALTELMTEGKKGQLDTDELDDGYGTISPGTIFKEVWQVNVKPKGLGQTKNLMGVYRLCLSAKTIHLVKLNSETPAVNLPLMNIRRCGHSESFFFIEVGRSSSIGPGEIWVQVEDSVVAQNMHETILDTMKALKAFPDFRPRSKSQSSGSNPIPFITTRRHLGNLPPSQTGLQRPSRTDSVTGTPPAGKGGRGQRYRTSSEGEGTSDRPLSSGTGSLVHLNTPCLNVGREESGGCCSHASPGSAHHTRSASLPVSHFLSATSPISVSSSSGHGSASDTHTRPSSSSICGSPSDGGFNSSDEFCPSPCDFRYFRASSSTPESHGNTPPIREEYRLVDYMAMDWHKDTQGGARTFEEESSYMERTFLKLAHSSKPKLGNGLGVMHQKATQTSSSLDESSPVESKRHPVCSCLLKAGYKSYSELHHPTRPPSLNSDGQKKLPKDDGYMPMMYNIVPSPTADYTPMQPRANHPATLDIHPCSSQQVDRHGYMMMLPADSPSPGITSPSSRNQAEYDDYMDMSQITSAEGYTQASPEGPKSHGSYFSLPRSYKAPSRENRQQTEYVPMSPAEPPSPPSPGEYIHMDFGDRPPHAASSPSAMDSPSTPSSQPCYQLCCSSPDHDYLGLNMDSLLKDRPPRHSLVAPWNPPNYARPLRCAYGQTQADYDPEKIHSRCAEAGSPSRMIQHLCVTERPPSPQMEPKVIRADPQGRRRHSSETFIPSPGGTTGGCSIRAPANLSLAEGSRWQNSASFDSVWSHTEDQGSPDSVALTPNCATGGTHRTTSSSYLNYIALDLREVPRITRNAPPPHPAHGTLQESEAYAGIDFSMSGGHTTASKD; encoded by the exons ATGGAAGATTTGCCAGATTTCCAAAAGAACGGCGTGATGTTGTCGCTGGATGCGCAGCCGCGTCGTGTTGTCACGAAAACgacggcggcggcggcggcggccaCGACCAACGGCGACACCTCTACCGGGGAGcctccatcctcctcctcctcctcctcctcctccttcacaGTCAATAGCAGCGGCTCCCGCTTGCCCGTACACTTGACGGCCTCGTCTCACCAAGGTCCCCAGCCGAGGAGGCATCATCCGCCTTACCATTTCCGAGTCCATCATCTGTTCCCTGACGACAACACTCAGGAGCCCCTGGCGAGGAAGAACCTCCCCGCGCTTCAGTATAAGGTCCATGACTCTGCCTTTTGCCGTGTGCTCAGCGCGGACACGACTGCTGCTGCTCTCGCCGCCGCTGCTGTTTGCTCGGGCGGCGTGGACCGAGACATCTGGAAGTGTGGCTATCTTCGCAAGCAGAAGCACGGCCACAAGCGGTTCTTCGTCCTGAGAGGCCCCAGCAACCTGGGGCCCAGCCGACTGGAGTACTATGACAGCGAGAAGAAATTCCGAAATACCCTcaaagctgctgctgcctcaACTGCCAGTGTTGCATGTCCTCCTAAGAGGGTCATTTACCTGTCCCAGTGTTTCACAGTCAACAAGAGGGCTGACGCCAAGAACAAATACCTCATTGCTCTTTATACTAAAGACGAGTACTTCGCCATGGTGGCCGAAAatgagcaggagcaggaggacTGGTACTTGGCCCTCACTGAGCTGATGACCGAGGGTAAAAAAGGGCAGCTGGACACCGACGAGCTGGATGACGGCTACGGGACCATTTCGCCCGGCACCATTTTCAAGGAGGTATGGCAGGTGAACGTGAAGCCCAAAGGTTTGGGGCAGACCAAGAATTTAATGGGGGTCTACCGTCTGTGCCTTTCTGCCAAGACCATTCATCTGGTGAAGCTGAACTCTGAGACCCCTGCTGTAAACCTGCCGCTGATGAACATTCGCCGCTGCGGCCATTCGGAGAGCTTCTTTTTCATCGAGGTGGGGCGCTCCTCTTCCATCGGACCGGGTGAGATCTGGGTGCAGGTGGAGGACTCCGTGGTGGCTCAGAACATGCACGAGACCATCCTGGACACCATGAAGGCCCTGAAAGCCTTCCCTGACTTCAGACCACGGAGCAAAAGCCAGTCCTCCGGCTCGAATCCCATCCCCTTCATCACAACCCGCCGCCACCTCGGCAACCTGCCTCCCAGCCAGACGGGCCTGCAGCGCCCCTCCAGAACGGATTCGGTGACTGGAACGCCCCCCGCAGGAAAAGGAGGAAGGGGTCAGCGCTACCGTACATCCAGCGAAGGCGAAGGCACCTCGGACCGGCCGCTGAGCTCCGGCACAGGCAGCTTGGTGCACCTGAACACCCCCTGTCTGAACGTGGGCCGGGAGGAGAGCGGTGGCTGCTGCTCCCACGCCTCGCCCGGCTCTGCCCACCACACCCGCTCTGCCTCCCTCCCTGTCTCACACTTCCTGTCTGCCACCAGTCCCATTAGTGTTTCCAGCAGCAGCGGCCATGGGTCAGCCTCGGACACGCATACTCGGCCCTCCAGCTCCTCCATCTGCGGCTCCCCTAGCGACGGTGGTTTTAACTCCTCCGATGAATTCTGCCCTAGCCCTTGTGACTTTAGGTATTTCCGTGCAAGCAGCAGCACCCCCGAGTCCCACGGCAACACTCCGCCCATTAGGGAGGAGTACCGGCTGGTGGACTACATGGCCATGGACTGGCACAAGGACACGCAGGGCGGAGCCAGGACGTTTGAGGAGGAGAGTAGTTACATGGAAAGGACTTTCCTTAAACTCGCACATTCCTCCAAGCCAAAGCTTGGCAATGGTTTAGGTGTCATGCACCAGAAAGCTACACAGACCTCGTCTTCGTTAGATGAATCGAGCCCTGTGGAGTCAAAACGGCACCCTGTCTGCTCGTGCCTCCTTAAAGCAGGCTATAAGTCTTACTCAGAGTTACATCACCCAACCAGGCCTCCCTCGCTCAACTCTGACGGTCAAAAGAAACTGCCTAAGGATGACGGCTACATGCCCATGATGTACAACATTGTCCCCTCTCCTACTGCAGATTACACCCCTATGCAACCCAGAGCAAACCACCCAGCCACTCTGGACATTCACCCCTGCTCTTCGCAACAGGTGGACAGGCACGGATATATGATGATGCTGCCTGCAGACAGCCCTTCCCCAGGAATAACCAGCCCCTCCAGCAGAAACCAGGCGGAGTACGATGACTATATGGACATGTCCCAAATCACCTCAGCTGAAGGCTACACACAGGCCTCCCCTGAAGGTCCTAAGTCTCACGGATCTTACTTCTCCCTTCCGCGCTCCTACAAAGCCCCCTCACGAGAGAACCGCCAGCAGACAGAATATGTTCCCATGTCGCCCGCCGAGCCGCCAAGCCCGCCCAGTCCAGGGGAGTACATCCACATGGATTTCGGCGATAGACCACCTCACGCTGCTTCCTCCCCATCAGCTATGGATTCGCCCTCCACCCCAAGCTCCCAGCCCTGCTATCAGCTCTGCTGCTCCTCGCCTGACCATGACTACTTAGGCCTGAACATGGATAGCCTGCTGAAGGATCGTCCTCCTCGCCATTCGCTCGTCGCTCCGTGGAACCCCCCAAACTACGCACGCCCCTTAAGGTGCGCTTACGGCCAGACTCAGGCCGACTACGACCCTGAGAAGATCCACAGCAGATGTGCGGAAGCCGGAAGTCCCTCGCGAATGATACAGCACCTCTGCGTGACCGAAAGGCCACCCAGTCCTCAGATGGAGCCCAAGGTCATCAGGGCTGATCCACAGGGCCGGAGGAGACACAGCTCAGAGACCTTCATCCCTTCGCCCGGTGGCACCACCGGTGGCTGCAGCATCAGAGCCCCTGCCAACCTCAGTCTCGCGGAGGGCAGCAGGTGGCAGAATTCTGCCTCGTTTGACAGCGTGTGGTCTCACACAGAGGATCAAGGCTCCCCGGACTCTGTTGCCCTCACTCCGAACTGTGCTACTGGAGGAACGCACCGGACCACTTCATCCAGCTACCTCAACTACATTGCTCTGGACCTGAGGGAAGTCCCCAGGATCACCCGCAATGCCCCCCCTCCACACCCAGCCCATGGGACCCTCCAAGAGAGTGAGGCCTATGCTGGTATAGATTTCTCCATGTCAGGAGGACACACCACTGCCTCAAAAG aTTGA